The DNA region CACACTCAAGCCACTCCTTGGCCAGTCGGAATTCAAGGATTTCCACCCGCTTCTGCTGGAGTGCCCAAAGAAAATTCAAGACAAGGAGATCGTCTGCCTTAGAGATCTTGAGAAGACACTTCTTCTTGTCGCACCAGTGAGTGATTTCGAGAACGACACTGCCACCAAGAGTGATACTTACCGTGTTTTACTCTCAAAGGAGAGAACCAAATCTGCTGGCCTGTACCTCGACTTCTGCCTGACCACCATTCAGTGCATCCAGGCCACTGTTGAGTACCTCAGCGACCGTGAGCAGACTCGGCCACGCGACGTGCCGTATAGCAGCGGCTATTTTATCGACCTGGTTGATCAGATCCGCCACTACGCCCAGCAACTTTCCGAGGCCaaagagaagggagagaacgacgagatggatgttgatcCGTATGACTGCTCCACTGTACATGAACTGATTGTGCCGCTTGCTAACTGGTATTCTAGCACTGACGAGATCAAACTGCACGGTGGAATCCACATCAACGGCCGCCCCGCCGAGCTGGTTCGCATCAAGAAGAACGGCAAAATGATTTCCATGGCTACCGGCGAACCTATCGAGTCGATTGAGGAAGAGAGCAGCGGCGCGGTCAGGATTAAGCGCTCGGCCAGTGAGGAGctcgaagatgaggaagagatCATGCGCTCCATGGCCAGGCGAAAGAAGAATGCTACACCCGAGGAGCTCGCGCCCAAGAAGTGCCGAGAGCACGGCTGCAACAAGGAGTTCAAGCGGCCTTGCGACTTGACCAAGCATGAAAAGACACACTCTCGGCCCTGGAAGTGTCCCGTCACTACCTGCAAGTACCACGAGTATGGATGGCCAACGGAAAAGGAGATGGATCGCCACCATAACGACAAGCACTCTGCGGCGCCCCCCATGTTTGAGTGCTATTACAAGCCATGCCCGTACAAGTCCAAGCGGGAATCCAACTGCAAGCAGCACATGGAGAAGGCACATGGCTGGACCTACGTCCGGACCAAGACCAATGGCAAGAAGCCTGGCTCCAGCATTGCTGGTGGCTCTACCCACCCCACGCCCCAACTTGGCCACATTTCCACCCCCTCGAGTGACATGAGCGCTGGGGTCGCTACTCCTCCTGATGATTGGAGCCACATCTATTCCAGCGGCCTGGAGTTCCCCACCTATATGCCCGACTCTGATTTCGGCATGATCCCTCAAGAGCTCCATCTTGAGTACTCTCCGGTTGATAACCCTACTCCTTCCACTGACTCTGGCATGGACCACAGCTCTGCCTACCAGGATATCTCCACAGATTTCACACTCTATGAGGATATTTACAGTGCCAATGTGCAGCTCCCTACACCCATGCACGCCAATATCTATGACAAGCCCATGGAACCACAGTTTACTCCTTTCACCGGTGCCGAACTCTGCCCGCTACCTGCCCAGCTCTCACCCATCGGCCAAGCGAACGCTATGCTCTTCACTCCCACCTCGATGGTCGATGAGGGTTTCGATGACCAACACGAGCTTGCCGCCATGACCAATATGGCCAGCGGCGGGGACTTCATCCTTTTCCCCAACCAGGCTGGTGTTTCCAAGCCCATGTACAATGACTCCCTGTTTGCGACAGATCTCCCGCTCCAGGGCATGGGCACCGGTTACTCTCAGCCTTCCACTCAAGATCTGATTAACGGATTCCACGTTGACTGGTCAGCACATGACTTGAGCGCCTACCTTCCTCAGTAAATCAGAGGATCCTGCGAGTGGGACTACCAGATCTCGCGAGTAGGCCTGTATATTGGCGTTAATGGAAAATTGGAGATTGTTGGGAAATAATTCTCCCGGCCTGTTTGCCGTTTTTTATGATGTAATGAAGTGGGACATTAGCGATTTTGGGAttggagagaagagaagctgAGATCGGAACTTCCAGGCAGAATATCTGGGGACGACTCTACTCTTACTCCATTTTTGTATTTTTCCATAGCTGGTTTTGCCTGTTTAATCGACAGTTGGCCCCCGTTTGGGGTTTTCATACTGCTAGACGcattccttttcttccacaagcaaccaaccaccaccaagactgCGAATGTTGGGTCAAAGGATTGTAAAGTGGATGGACATAGTTTCAACAATGGCAGGAGACAACAGCCATTCACACCGGCTCTAGGTAGTTTTAGATAGAGATCATGGCTTTTTATACAATAACAAAGAAGCTTGGAGTTACTATTTTGTCCACATCCATCACGATGTGTTTCTGTTAGCGGAGAGTGTGGGTGTTATACACAAGCAAGAGGGTGCTTTTCCGGAGCTAGATACCAGATGTCTTGAGCAAGCTCCTCCAACTACCTTATTTCAATTGCCTTTCAGACCTGTTCGGGGTTTAAATAGGCGTCAAAGGACAATTGCGAGTATTAAAAAATCACCCAAGGTAGTTATACAGATGCTTTTCAACTCTGTTTACATAGGTGTCGATAAACAGAGCATGTACGGATAGTTCTGTGGACTTCATTTTGTTATTTCGGAACAGGCGggaatgatggtgatgatggagatgccTGGGACTTGTGACCTTGGGGATTCCTTGTTGGTCCCGTAGTAGTTTCTGGCTTTTCCCGAGACTGGAACGGGATGTATAGATAGGTAATCATATGAGTCATTCGGTATAGATACCTATCAAATTACCCCTCATTAACCTTGCCGCGGCATTCTCGTTTCGAACTTGAACTTTGTTTTTGGGGACCGATCCAATCTGTCACAATGACCCCCACAACCAGTAAcgacctcatcacccccctccgtGCCGCCTCCCGCAACCTGGCGCGCGAATGGGGGTTTTTACGCCCGAAGATTGCGGGATCGGACCTGTCGGCTGCTGCGGTGCACGCTCTTATCGAACTTGGGAATGGACGCTCGCTTAGTGTTGATGAGCTGGCTGCTGAGTTGAGGGTTAGTACCGGGcaggtgaggggggtggtggtgcctgagcttgttgggagggggctgGTCAAGtcagagggggagggtggtatTTATGGGCTTAcagaggaagggaaggagaCGCTGGGGAGGATCAACGGTTTTGCTCAGAGGCAGGTGGCGAAGGCGCtggaggatgtgggaggggggaatgGGGTTACGGCTGGGGATATCACGTCTATGTTTAGGATTTGGACGCAGGCgctggagagggcgagggaggttggggagaatTTTCCCACGCCGGCGGTGACGCCGGGACAGGAGGAGAGTCCGTTTGGGTTGCCCGGGACCGGTGCGGTTGCTGGCGCGGGGGTGGAACCAGCTGTGGCAAAGAGGACGGTTGAGATCGTGTCTGGGTATCAGCCTGGGAttctggggagggtggtggagatgcaTATGGAGTATTACTATCCAAAGTATAactgggggagggagtttgagaCGGTATTTACGGAGGGGATGCTTGACTTGCTGAAGAGGGTCgggaatgggaaggggaacCAGGCTTGGGCTGCGGTGCTCAAACAGCCTGGTGGGAAGGATAGAATAGTGGGGACTGTGTTTATTGATGGGGAAATCACGGCTAAGGAAGGGGTGGCGAAGTTGAGGGCGTTtattgttgatgaagaagcgCGGGGGTTAGGGGCAGGGAGAAGACTCTTACGAGCAGCGATGGATTTTATCATGGAAGAGGGGTTTGGGCAGTGTAAGTTGACAACCAGCAAGGAGTTGATGGTGGCTAGAAAGATGTATGAGACGGAGGGGTTCAAACCGATGGGAGAGTACTGGTATGGCGGTTGGTTGGAAGGGGTGTGTTCGATGGAGTATCTGTGGGAGAGGCCCGCAGGGAAACATACGTCAAGTGAGGATGGAACGctcaaggggaaggaagTATAATGCCCATCTATGTTCGGTGTCGCTATATAACGAAAGTATGATGGCCAAGTCGAATGTCGTTTCGGAACAGATTCGTCGTTAACGTGACGAGGCCAATGTCCACAAACCCCCTATTATCCAGCTGGCAGCCTTCCATGATCCCCATAGAAACGCCGCACCCAGCACGCCCAACAGAACCACCACAATACTCCTAATCTCAAACGCCTCGGCAacctccatcttcatcaaTTTTTTCTGTTTGCTGTGGTAGAAgtcttccttctcctgcccGGGACTAACGGCGGGTGTCTGATGCTTGCTGATGGGGAATGGCTTTCCCTTCTCGTCTACAGCGACATACTCGTACCGTTTGTATCTGTAAACAATCCGGTGCAACCACTCGGGCATGCGACTTTCTGAGTCTGAGGCGTGGTAATGCCGCCTCAGGGCCAAGTTACGCGTGTCGACAAGAAATAAGGAGATGAGGAAAGTGGTGAAGATGATTGGCGTCATGATTAACTTGAAAAGCAATTAGTATAAGCTGATACCCGAGAGGCTGATGAACCTGAATGTAAAGGGGCACATTAGGGTTTCACATACCTTGTATAATGACGACTGGTCTCCGACTTTAACATCAGCCTGATTGAACTTGGTGCTGGCGGCCCGAACGGGGGCTGGTGCGGAGGTTGACATTTTATCGGTCTTCGTTTGCTGGGGCTAACTGCCGAGGAAAATTTGGTGAAGGGATTGTTGTGTTGGAGAGTCGTCCGAAGGCttgaggtggtgaagataTGGGCCTGAGTTGCCAAGGCGTGAGTAGAGAACGTGGCTGTGACGCGGCTTGACTCCTGTCAAACCGATTGAACGGCGCAAGTAAGTCACCGACGGTTTTGTGCTATCAAAGGCCAACTGTAACGCTTTAATCGACGTTTCGTGTAACCCAGGTAGTTCCATCAATTAAGGCCAATACCCCAGAGTGCCGTACTCTCGGCAACTGCTGTCCTAATTCcgatggaggatgagaagtCAAAGTCGATGTTATAGTGCATGTATATAGCTCATCAGCCCCAGTTGTTCTACCCACCGACGTTCGGAATACCCATACCCACCATCACCTATGACCGGAAACGCATTTGTTCTCGAAGACTCTTGTAGCTCTGTTCGTCATGACGGTTTGACTGCCCCACCATAAATTAGACGATCACCCCTCCATGCCCCTCATTCAAATGTAGGTCGGGTATCACCGGGTTTGCAACATCAGTCAGATATGATGGTGGAAAACATCATCTTTTGAATTGTTCCATTTTGTACATTTTTACTGATATCGACTCCAATCTGTCATTTACGGGAGAGCGATGCACTCaatctcgacatcaacgCCCTTGGGGAGCTGCTTGACGGCAACGCAGCTTCTGGCGGGCTTGTGGGTGAACCACTTGGCATACTCCTCGTTCATAGACTGCATTTTGATTTAGCAAACGCTCTCACTCAATGATCGGAAACATCAGGTGCTTACGGCAAAGTTGGCCATGTCGGTCAAAAAAACATTGACCTTGACAACCTTCCCGATGGAGGAGCCAGCCTCCTCGAGAACGGCcttgatgttggcgatgCAAGCACCGGTCTTCTCCTGGATGG from Podospora pseudoanserina strain CBS 124.78 chromosome 1, whole genome shotgun sequence includes:
- a CDS encoding hypothetical protein (EggNog:ENOG503NWJ9; COG:S), which gives rise to MSSNPRRTPMTRPDSRGLSLKTNTLQKGATFHSPTSPTSTTENVFRPPSLPRRSQSNLDDVIDSHRRRAALTLDEFDRTLAGLSINDSPSSAAARKILREDSPPIPRGILNHTLDTVMGKEKEVERKVLCPRTRRTSRHHDSDSGLGTSIASTNEKIAAKEQTVAKTTAVTRSAAATRTTTTTTTQVLGQRANNRICEHTLKPLLGQSEFKDFHPLLLECPKKIQDKEIVCLRDLEKTLLLVAPERTKSAGLYLDFCLTTIQCIQATVEYLSDREQTRPRDVPYSSGYFIDLVDQIRHYAQQLSEAKEKGENDEMDVDPTDEIKLHGGIHINGRPAELVRIKKNGKMISMATGEPIESIEEESSGAVRIKRSASEELEDEEEIMRSMARRKKNATPEELAPKKCREHGCNKEFKRPCDLTKHEKTHSRPWKCPVTTCKYHEYGWPTEKEMDRHHNDKHSAAPPMFECYYKPCPYKSKRESNCKQHMEKAHGWTYVRTKTNGKKPGSSIAGGSTHPTPQLGHISTPSSDMSAGVATPPDDWSHIYSSGLEFPTYMPDSDFGMIPQELHLEYSPVDNPTPSTDSGMDHSSAYQDISTDFTLYEDIYSANVQLPTPMHANIYDKPMEPQFTPFTGAELCPLPAQLSPIGQANAMLFTPTSMVDEGFDDQHELAAMTNMASGGDFILFPNQAGVSKPMYNDSLFATDLPLQGMGTGYSQPSTQDLINGFHVDWSAHDLSAYLPQ
- a CDS encoding hypothetical protein (EggNog:ENOG503P6Y4), with the translated sequence MSTSAPAPVRAASTKFNQADVKVGDQSSLYKLIMTPIIFTTFLISLFLVDTRNLALRRHYHASDSESRMPEWLHRIVYRYKRYEYVAVDEKGKPFPISKHQTPAVSPGQEKEDFYHSKQKKLMKMEVAEAFEIRSIVVVLLGVLGAAFLWGSWKAASWIIGGLWTLASSR
- a CDS encoding hypothetical protein (EggNog:ENOG50KOG3139; COG:J), with the protein product MTPTTSNDLITPLRAASRNLAREWGFLRPKIAGSDLSAAAVHALIELGNGRSLSVDELAAELRVSTGQVRGVVVPELVGRGLVKSEGEGGIYGLTEEGKETLGRINGFAQRQVAKALEDVGGGNGVTAGDITSMFRIWTQALERAREVGENFPTPAVTPGQEESPFGLPGTGAVAGAGVEPAVAKRTVEIVSGYQPGILGRVVEMHMEYYYPKYNWGREFETVFTEGMLDLLKRVGNGKGNQAWAAVLKQPGGKDRIVGTVFIDGEITAKEGVAKLRAFIVDEEARGLGAGRRLLRAAMDFIMEEGFGQCKLTTSKELMVARKMYETEGFKPMGEYWYGGWLEGVCSMEYLWERPAGKHTSSEDGTLKGKEV